Genomic segment of Ralstonia pickettii:
CAACACGGCTGCTGCCGCACCGGTACGGGGCAAGGGGCAGGTAAGTCGTGCCAAATGATGCCGCGAACACGAAACGAAGTTCGTGGCCCGCTGGGTTCGCACAATGCGATGCGGCAAACTTACGCCCAATCGGCGATATATAAGAATGTAACCTTTCAGGCGCCTTTCGGCATCCCATTCGATCAGAGGGTTGACTCAGCTTTGCGGCACAGCGCAGCTTGACGCGGCGTTGGCGGCAATCTCGCGCGCCGCCTTGGCGCCTTCGACCTGCAGGATGGTCGGCAGCGACACGCCGTTCTTGGCAGCCGTGACTTCGGCCAGGATCGAGATGGCGATTTCCGGCGGCGTGCGGCTGCCGATGTAGATGCCGACCGGCCCATGCAGGCGCGCCAGCTCGGCATCACTCAGGTCGAATTCCTTGAGGCGCTCGCGGCGGTTGGCGTTGTTGCGGCGGCTGCCGAGCGCGCCGACGTAGAACGCGGGCGTCTTGAGCGCTTCCATGAGTGCGAGGTCGTCGAGCTTGGGGTCGTGGGTGAGCGCGATGACGGCGCAGCGCTCGTCGAGCTTCATGGCCATCACCGTGTCGTCGGGCATGGTGCGGACCATGGCCACGCCGGGAATCGACCACTCCTCGCTGTATTCCTCGCGCGGGTCGCAGACGGTGATCTGGTAATCCAGGCCCACGGCGATCTGGCACAGGTAGCGCGAAAGCTGTCCCGCACCAATGACGAGCATCCGGTAGCGCGGCCCGTGAATCGTCACGAGGCGCGCTTCGTCGAACTGAAGGCCGTCGGTGACGGTGGCGTGCTGCAGCGTTGCGGCGCCGGTCGCCATGTCAAGCGTGCGGGCGACGAGCTGACCGGCTTCCACGGCGCGCAGCAGGGCGTCGATTCCGCTGGAAGCGTTTAGCGGCTCCAGCACGAGTTGCAGCGTGCCACCGCAAGGCAGCCCAAAACGATGCGCTTCTTCAGCGCTGATGCCGTATTTGACGGCTTCGGGCTTGGTGTAATGCAGGCCTTCGCGGCGCACGCGGTCGATGAGGTCGTCTTCAATGCAGCCGCCCGAGACCGAGCCGATGACGACGCCGTCATCGCGCAGCGCAAGCATCGCACCCTCGGGCCGCGGCGACGAACCCCACGTTTTGACCACCGTGACGAGCAGCACGCGCCGCCCCTGTTCCAACCAGCGCACGCTGGTTTTCAAGACTTCAAGATCGACGCTGTCCATGATGCGTTGGCTGCGCTTTCGCGCGCTTCAGTGATGTGTTGCGGGGAATGGACCGATTATGCCCCGTGGTGCAAAAACAGGTAGGCGGCTGCCACGGCCACCACCGCAACGATGATCCACGGCCATGGATTACGCGGCTGGAGCGCGGGGCTGACGTCGGGTGCGTGGCCGGGCGGTGCGCCGTGGGCCTGCAACTGGCCAGCGGCCAAGTCCGGAATTGCCTGTGTGGCCGGCATGTCGTCGACCGGAGTGGCATGTCCGTCGACGCCAGCCGAATCTGTGGGGCCGAATTCTGCCGCGAAACGCTGGAAGAACTCGTCCGCCAGTTTGCGAGCGGCGCCGTCGACAAGCCGTGAGCCGATTTGCGCAAGCTTGCCGCCCACCTGCGCCGTTGCGGTGTAAGAGAGCCGCGTGACCGTGGGGCCTTCTGGCGTGAGCTGCACCTGGGCGCTGCCCTTGCCGAAGCCGGCCGCGCCGCCCTGGCCGTCGAAATGCAGCGTGTAGCTGCGCGGCGGCGCCACGTCGGCCAGTTCCATGCGCCCCTTGAAACGCGCCTTGACGGGCCCGACGGCGGCGGTCATCGCAATGTCGTAGGCGGGGTTGGCGCCTGCCTCGGCAGCGGTGATGCTCTCGCAGCCGGGAATGCAGCGTTGCAGCACGGCCGGGTCGTTCAGCGCATCCCAGGCGGTCTGCAGGGGCACGGGCAGGAGATGGGTCTGGGTCAGTTCCATGGGGTGGTCGAGGGGGCGGGGGGGCGCCCGGCACCGCCCGTGTCGCGGACGCGGCGCGCCGCGTCCGCGACACGGGCGGTGCCGGGCGCCCCCCCGCCCCCTCGACCACCCCATGGAACTGACCCAGACCCATCTCCTGCCCGTGCCCCTGCAGACCGCCTGGGATGCGCTGAACGACCCGGCCGTGCTGCAACGCTGCATTCCCGGCTGCGAGAGCATCACCGCTGCCGAGGCAGGCGCCAACCCCGCCTACGACATTGCGATGACCGCCGCCGTCGGGCCCGTCAAGGCGCGTTTCAAGGGGCGCATGGAACTGGCCGACGTGGCGCCGCCGCGCAGCTACACGCTGCATTTCGACGGCCAGGGCGGCGCCACGTCGGCCAGTTCCATGCGCCCCTTGAAACGCGCCTTGACGGGCCCGACGGCGTGCGCACGGGCACGGCGTTGGTGCCCGAAGCGGTATCCGCTGTGATCGACACCATCCAGATGGGCGTGCCGATTGCGCGCGTGGAGTTTGTCGACGCACTGGCCATCCGCGCGATCAACCAATACGACAAGCTCACGCTGCCCGAATTGCCGACGTTGTTCTTCGAATTTCACGGCTCGGAGCACGGCGTGCAGGAGCAGGCCGAGACCGTTCAGCAGATCGCTGCTGAACATAAAGGCCAAGGCTTCGAATGGGCAACACGCCCCGAAGACCGCAGCCGCCTGTGGAACGCCCGACACAACGCGTACTTCGCGTTCCTGCAGCTCAAGCCGGGCTGCCGCGCCGTCACCACCGACGTGTGCGTGCCGATCTCGCGCCTGGCTGAATGCGTGGTCGAGACCGAGAAGGACCTGCTCGCCAGCGCGCTGCAACTGCCCGCCCCCATCGTCGGCCACGTGGGCGACGGCAACTTCCACGTTGCGCTGCTGATCGACCCGAACAAGCCGGAAGAACTGGAAGAGGCCGAGCGCATCAACCAGCGCATCGTCGCCCGTGCAATTGCCATGGACGGTACCTGCACGGGCGACGATGCGCTGGTTGATGCGCTCGGCCTCTTCCAGTTCTTCCGGCTTGTTCGGGTCGATCAGCAGCGCAACGTGGAAGTTGCCGTCGCCCACGTGGCCGACGATGGGGGCGGGCAGTTGCAGCGCGCTGGCGAGCAGGTCCTTCTCGGTCTCGACCACGCATTCAGCCAGGCGCGAGATCGGCACGCACACGTCGGTGGTGACGGCGCGGCAGCCCGGCTTGAGCTGCAGGAACGCGAAGTACGCGTTGTGTCGGGCGTTCCACAGGCGGCTGCGGTCTTCGGGGCGTGTTGCCCATTCGAAGCCTTGGCCTTTATGTTCAGCAGCGATCTGCTGAACGGTCTCGGCCTGCTCCTGCACGCCGTGCTCCGAGCCGTGAAATTCGAAGAACAACGTCGGCAATTCGGGCAGCGTGAGCTTGTCGTATTGGTTGATCGCGCGGATGGCCAGTGCGTCGACAAACTCCACGCGCGCAATCGGCACGCCCATCTGGATGGTGTCGATCACAGCGGATACCGCTTCGGGCACCAACGCCGTGCCCGTGCGCACGAAGAGGTCTTCGCCCCACAGCTCTTCCAGATTCTTGATGCGGTGCGATACCGCGCTGGGCGTGACGGACAGCTCTTCGGCCGCGCGCGCTGCTTGCTGAATTCCGGCCGTGCCAGTTCGTGCTCCAGCGCAGCGAGGCTGTCGAAATGGTGCGCCGGCACCATCACGTCGACATGCGGCAGGATGGCCCGCACGCCACGTGCCCGCGGCTCAAAGCCGGCAAAGCGCAATAGCGGGTTGAGCCAGACGATGCGATGGGCGAAGCGCGCCAGACGCGCCATTTCGGTGTCGAGCACGTCGATGTGCTCGTGGTCGAGCCCATCCGTCACGAGCAGGACGGTGGCACGGCCGGACAACGTGCGGCGCGCCCATTGGCGGTTGAACTCCGCCAATGCTGCACCGATGCGCGTGCCGCCCGACCAGTCGGGCACAAGCTGCGCGATGGCCTGCACGGCGACATCCGGATCACGCTCGCGCAACTGCCGGGAGACATTCGTCAGCCGCGTGCCAAACAGGAAAGCCTGGATGCGCTCCCGCGACTGCACCAGCGCATGGCAGTAGTACAGCACGGCGCGTGAATAGCGGCTCATCGAGCCGGAGATGTCGAGCAGCAGCACCAACGGCGGTGTGCGGTCGACGGGCTGGCGGTATTTCCAGCCGGTCCACTCGCCGCCGGCGCGCACAGCCTGGCGGGCGGTGGCACGCAGGTCCGGATGGCGCCCGCGCGAGGCCGCTTTGAGCCGCCGCGTGCGCTCCTGCGCCAGATGCACGCGCCGGCGGCGGATCATGTGTTGCAGCGTGCGCCATTCCGCCGCATTGAGCGTGTCGAAGTCACGCGTGCGCAAGGCCTCGTTGGCGGAAAAGGCGAGCGGCGCCACGATGTCATGGCGTTCGCCATCGGGCGTGGGGCCCGGGGGCAGATGTGTCGAAGGCTGCGCGCGCAAGGCATCGGCCAGGCGGTTGCTGCGTGCCGCCGGAATGCCGCCACGCACCTTGGGCAGCAGCAGGGCGCGCAGCTTGCCCTCCCAATCCGGATCCCGCCAGAACACGTTGAAGGCCGCGTCGAACAGCGGGCGCTCGTCGGGGTGCGAGACGAGCAGGGCGGACAGCGCGGCTTTTACCTCGTCGCGGCGGCCGATGTCGATATGGCTCAGGGCTTCGATGGCGTCCACCGCGCGGGAGGGCGCCAGCGGCATGCCTGCGTTGCGCAGCAGCCGCACGAAATGCGTCACGTTGCGCGCCAGCATCGGACACTGCGTTGGTTCGGTCGCTTGCATGCCTTACTCCGGCAGCGCGGGGGCGGCCAGCAGTTGCTCGATGGTCGGCATATCGACGCGGGCCAGGTCGTCCTGGTACTTGAGCAGTACGCCCAGCGTGTCTTGCACGGACTGGGGATCAAGCTCCGTCACGTTCAGCGCCGCCAATGCGCGGCACCAGTCGATGGCTTCGGCAATGCCCGGGGCCTTGAACAGGTCGATACCGCGCAGACGGTGCACAAAATCGACCGCGCGCTGTTGCAGGCGGGCAGCCGTCTCGGGCGCGCGCTGCGCCACGATCTGCAGCTCCCGTGCCTTGTCGGGGTAGCCAATCCATTGATACAGGCAGCGCCGCTTGAGCGCGTCGTGCACCTCGCGTGTGCGGTTGGACGTCATGATGACCAGCGGAATCACCTGCGCGCGCACCGTGCCGAATTCGGGAATCGACACCTGGAAGTCGGACAGCAGCTCCAGTAAAAACGCCTCGAACGGTTCGTCGGCGCGGTCGATCTCGTCGATCAGCAGCACGCGTGGTGTCTCGGCATGGAGTGGGTCGGGCAGCAACGCCTGCAGTAGGGGGCGCTTGAGGAGGAATTCGTCGCGGTAGAGGGTGTCGGCGCGGGGTTTTTCGCCGGCGGCCTCGGCCAGGCGCAGTGCCATGATCTGGCGCGGGTAGTCCCATTCATAGAGCGCGCTGGCGGTATCGAGCCCCTCGTAACATTGCAGCCGCAGCAGCGACGTGCCGAGCAGGCCAGCCGCCGCCTTCGCCAACTCGGTCTTGCCCACGCCGGGCTCGCCTTCCAGAAACAGCGGCCGCTGCATGCGCAACGCGAGGAACAGGGCCGTGGCCAGCTCACGGCTGGCGAAATAGCCCTGACCTTGCAGTTGCGCGATGCAGTCGTCGATGGAATCGACTGGCATGCCGTTCCTTGGGCGTGCGCTCAATGGTGGTGCGCCAATGCCTGTTCGACCGCGCGCGCCGCCAATACCGGAATGAGGTGCGCCCGGTATTCCGGCGGGGCATGCAGATCGCCCACCAGATCGTCGGCCGGCACCACCACCTTGCGTGCGGCTTCCGATGTAAAGCTGGCTGCCAGCGCCTGCTCCAGGGGCGTGCAACGGAACACGGACGGCGCCGCGCCCGTCACCGCCACACGCACGTTGTTGCCCTTGCGGCTGATGAACACGCCCACCAGCGCAAAGCGCGACGCCGGATTGCGGAATTTCACGTAGGCCGCCTGGTCCGGCACGGGAAACTGCACCTCGGTGATGAGTTCGTCCGCAGCCAGCGCGGTTTCATACATGCCGAGGAAAAAGTCGTCCGCCGCGATGTTGCGCCGTTCGGTGACGACGGTGGCGTTCAGCCCGAGCACGGCGGCCGGGTAGCACGCCGCCGGGTCGTTGTTGGCGAGCGAGCCGCCGAGCGTGCCCATCGCGCGCACCTGGCGGTCGCCGATACCGCCGGCCAGTTCCCCGAGCGCGGGCAGCATGCGGGCGATGTCGGCGCTGTCCGCCACATCGGCATGGCGTGTGGCAGCGCCCACCGTAATCACGCCGGGCTGCGTGCGAATGCCCGACATGCCCGGAATGCGCGTGACATCGACCAGCGTCGACGGCTGCGCCAACCGCAGTTTCATCGCAGCCAGCAGGCTCTGGCCGCCGCCGAGGTATTTGGCGTCGGCGTGCGTCTTCAGGGCGGTCACGGCGGTCTGGGCGTCGGTGGCTTTCTGGTACTCGAAGTCGTACATGGTTCGCTCCTCTGCCTAGGCCTTGGCCGCTTGAATGGTTTGCCAGACGCGATGGGGCGTCGCCGGCATCTGGATGTCTTTCACGCCCAGCGGCGCAAGTGCGTCGACGATGGCGTTGATCAGTGCCGGCGGGGAGCCGATCGCGCCGGCCTCACCGCAGCCTTTGACGCCCAGTGGGTTGTGCGTGCACGGCGTGCCCTTGGCGGTTTCCACCGTAAAGCTGGGAAGATCGTTCGCGCGCGGCATGGCGTAGTCCATGTACGAGCCGGTCAGCAGCTGGCCGTTTTCGTCGTACACGCACGCTTCCAGCAGCGCCTGGCCGATTCCCTGGCCAAGCCCGCCGTGGACCTGGCCCTCGACGATCATCGGATTGATGATGTTGCCGAAGTCATCCACGGCGACAAAACGGTCGATGTGCACCTCGCCGGTGTCGGGGTCGACTTCCACCTCGCAGATGTACGCGCCGGCCGGGTAGGTGAAGTTGGTCGGATCGTAGAAGGCGTTTTCGTCCAGCCCAGGTTCGAGCTTGTCGAGCGGATAGTTGTGCGGCACGTACGCCGTCAGCGCGACTTCGCCGAACGTCTTGGTGCGATCCGTGCCGGCCACGCGGAAGACGCCATCCTTGAACTCGATGTCCTCCGCCGAGGCTTCCAGCAAATGCGCGGCGATCTTCTTGGCCTTGGCCTCGATCTTGTCGAGCGCCTTCATGATGGCCGAGCCGCCCACGGCAATCGAGCGCGAGCCGTACGTGCCCATGCCGAACGGGATGCGGCCGGTGTCGCCGTGCACGATTTCGATGTTGTCGATCGGCACGCCCAGACGATCGGCCACCACTTGCGCGAACGTCGTCTCGTGGCCCTGGCCGTGGCTGTGCGAGCCGGTGAAGACCGTGACGGAGCCTGTCGGGTGGACGCGAATTTCGCCGGCTTCAAACAGCCCGGCCCGCGCGCCCAGCGCTCCGGCGATGTTCGACGGTGCCAGCCCGCACGCCTCGATGTAGCAGGAGTAGCCCATGCCGCGCAGCCGCCCTTTGGCGCGGGAGGCATCGCGTCGGGCGGCAAAGCCCTTCACGTCGGCCAGCTCGATGGCGCGGTCCAGGCAGGGTTCGTAGTCGCCCGTGTCGTACGTCAGCCCCACCGGCGTTGCATACGGGAACGTGCGGATGAAGTTGCGGCGGCGCAGCTCAGCCGGGTCGATCTGCAGTTCGTGCGCGGCGGTTTCAACGAGGCGCTCGACCACATACGTCGCCTCGGGCCGGCCGGCACCGCGATACGCATCGACGGGCGCGGTGTTCGTGAACACCGCTTTCACTTCGGCATAAATGGCCGGCGTTTTGTACTGGCCGGCGAGCAACGTCGCATACAGGATGGTCGGCACGCTGCTGGCAAACGTCGACAGATAGGCGCCCATGTTGGCCGTCGTATGCACGCGCATGGCGAGGAAATTGCCCTGCGCATCGAGCGCCAGTTCCGCATGCGTGACGTGGTCGCGGCCATGCGCGTCGGTCAGGAAGGATTCGGAGCGCTCGGCGGTCCACTTGATCGGCCGGCCAACTTTTTTCGATGCCCACGTCAGCGCCACATCTTCCGGGTACAGGAAGATTTTCGAGCCGAACCCGCCGCCCACATCCGGCGCAATCACGCGCACCTTGGCTTCGGTCAGGCCCAGCACGAATGCCGACATCAGCAGGCGTTCGACGTGCGGGTTCTGGTTGGCAACGTAGAGCGTGTAGCTGTCGTCCTGGCGCGAATAGCTGGCGTTGACGGCGCGTGGCTCAATCGCATTCGGGATCAACCGGTTGTTGACGATATCGAGGCGCGTCACGTGCGCGGCCCTGGCAAACGCCGCGTCAGTGGCGGCCTTGTCGCCGTGGCCCCAGGTGTAGCAGGTGTTGTTCGGTACGTCGTCGTGGACAGCGGTGCCGGCAGTATCTGCGGTGGCGGTGTCCACCACGGCGGGCAGTTCGTCGTATTCGACGTCGATCATCTCGACGGCGTCCTTGGCGATCTTCACCGATTCCGCCACCACCAGCGCAACCTGGTCGCCCACATGGCGCACCTTGCCTTGCGCGAGCACGGGGTGGGGCGGCTCCTTCATCGGTGTGCCGTCAATGCTGTGGATGAGCCAGCCGCACGGCAGGCCATTGACCTTGTCGGCAGCCAGGTCGTCGCCCGTCAGCACGGCCAGCACGCCCGGATGGTTGCGTGCGGCATCCGTGTTGATGTGCTTGATACGGGCATGCGCATACGGCGAGCGCAGGAACACCGCGTAGGACTGGTGCGCCTGCACGACGTCGTCCGTGTATTGCCCGGCGCCCGTCAGGAAGCGGAAGTCTTCCTTACGTTTGACGGACGCGCCAATCAGGTGGTTGTTGGGTTCTGCGGGAGCGTTCATGGTGGTCTCCTCGCTGGGGTCAGGCGGCGTGGGCCCGCGCCGCGGCCAGGCTTTGCAGCGAGGCATCGTCGCCCTGGGCTTCGGCCATGGCTTCGGCACCGTGCATCACAGCACGCACGATGTTGTGATAACCCGTGCAGCGGCAAAGATTGCCGTCGAGCTGCTCGCGCACCGTGTGTTCATCTGGATGCGGGTGCTGCGCAACCAGTGCCGTCGCCGCCATCACCATGCCGGGCGTGCAGAAGCCGCATTGCAGGCCGTGGCATTGACGAAAGGCTTCCTGCATCGGGTGCAGTGCACCATCTTTCGACAGGCCTTCAATGGTTGTCACCTCGGCGCCGTCAGCCTGTACGGCCAGGATGTTGCAGGACTTCACCGCCCGCCCGTTCATATGCACGGTGCAGGCACCGCATTGCGCCGTATCGCAGCCGACGTGCGTGCCGGTCAGGCGCAGGTGCTCGCGCAGCAATTGAACTAGCAGGGTATGGGGTTCGACACTGACGGTGACAGGCGCACCGTTGACCGACAGCTTGAGGCTGATCGCCATGGGAGTCTCCTTGGGGGATGGGCGCCGGGTGCCACGCTGTGCGTCTTCCTGGCTGCGAAGATGCACGCGTGGTCTCGATATGGGTGGTCGCGGCTCTACTCAGTAAAGCACAGGCGAACGAGAAGACAACTGCGGCGCGGTGAGCCGGTCGGGGGAGACAGGGCGATGCTGCGGCATGAAACAACCCAGACAAATGCCGCAGACATGACAAAGGGCCGGAATCCGGCCCTCGATTGGCACCAGGCGGTCATGACCTGGCGGGTGTGGCGGCGGGTGTGATGACACACGGCCGGCGCACGGTGCTACTGAGACTTCGGGTACTGCATACAGCTAACTCGGGCACACGCCCATCAACAATAGCGCGGCGGGTTAGGCCTTGGCGGTGCGGTGCGTGCCGAACAGGTTCGCGATTGCCGAGAAGAACTGGGCGAACGAGAACGATTGGCCGCTCGGACGGCGATAGTAGTAGATACCTTCGGACATTTCGCGCTCGATCAGTTCGCGTTCGAGTTGATCGGTCAGCTTCAGGTCGTTCGTGTTTTGCATGATTGGCCTCTTAGGGAAATCCCGGTTAGGGAATACCCTGACTATACACCAGATGATGCAATGCACCATACGTAGGCTTACCTATGCACCTTTTCTGCGCGGCTGACCGTTGCTCAGCCACCACGCTCGTGTTGCACCGCACCAACGTGGTGCGGTCATCGCTTTAGCGGCCAGATTTGCGCGTCACTTCACGGGAATCGGCTGGCTGGCCGGGATCGGCACGGCCGTCACGCTGTTCTTCGGGCTCCCCGAAATGACCTTGTCCGAATACGTCAGATAGACCAGCACATTGCGTTTGCGGTCCACCGTGCGCACCACGTGCAGCGTCTTGAAAACGAGCGACAGGCGCTGCGTGAACATGTCGTCCTGCTGCGGCAGCGGCTTGACGAAGCTGATCTGGCCGACCTGCCGGCAGGCCACGGCGGCTTCGCTCACGTCTTCGGCCACCCCCAGCGAGCCCTTGATGCCGCCCGTGCGCGCTCGCGAGACATAGCACGTCACGCCTTGCACGAGCGGATCGTCAAAGGCTTCGATGACGATCTTGTCGGAGCCCGTAATACGGAAATTGGTGCTGACGCTGCCGATGTCCTCGGCACGGGAGCATCCAACGGTGCTCAGAGCGAGCGCGGCAATCAAGAGGGGGAGTTTGGTGAACGGGCGCATGGCTTTGCGTAGATAAAAAGAGGGTTTGTCAGTCAGAGCAGCGATTCGGGCGGCCAGGATGCCGCGGCCTCGTCTACGAACGTGGGCCGCATGTCGGTGTGTTGGCGGGAATGCTCTATACGGCGGTGAAGGGCGTCCATGAAGACCTTGACCTTGGCGGGCATCAGGCGGCGGCCCGGGAAGACGGCGTACACGCGCATCGGCGGAGATTGGAATCCCGTCAGCACCTCCTGTAGCGCGCCCGAAGCGATCAGGTCGGTGGCAAACACGGAGGTGATGCGGGCGACACCCAGGCCAGCGATGGCCGCCTGCATCCGCAATTCGCTGTTGGAGGTGCGCATGCGGAAGTCGAGCGGCAGGTTGATTGTCTCGCCGCCGGGCGTGCGGAACTGCCATTCAGCTTCATTCGAAGTGCCGAGACAAGGCCAATCGGTGAGTTGGTCCGGGTGCGTTAGCGGCCCAAGGCGCTCCAGCAGTTGCGGAGCGACGACCACCGCGCGGCGCAGATCGAAGACGCGCTGGGCCACGAGGCCGGAATCGGGCAATGGGCCGCGCGGCACGGTCAACATGATGTCGTAGCCCTGTGCGAGCGGATCGATCTGACGTGGCGCGACATCCACTTCGATACGCAAGCCGGTGTGTTCGCGCATGACTTCCAGCACCACCTCGGCGAGCTGCTTGGCGGCAAATTCGTACGGCATGGCAATGCGCAATGTGCCGGCGGGCGATTGGAACGTTGCTGCGGCGTCTTCCGAGACTTCGCGCAGCCGCTGGAACAATGGGCCGGCATCGCGCAGCAGGGCTTCACCGGCATCGGTCAGCCGCAGGCGGCGCGTGCTGCGCTCGAACAGGCGTACGCCCATCTTCCCCTCCAGCCGCGACACCGCTGTGCTGACCGAAGACTTGGGCAACCCCAGCCGATCGGCCGCGCGCGTGAAGCTGCCCAGCGTGGCCACGGTGCAGAAAGTGTCCCAGTCGTTCCAGTCCGTCGTTCGCATAGTTGAACAATGAATTTGTCGGCAGGCGATTTCCGCCGGTTTCGAGGCAAATTACCATCCCTGCATGAACACGCCAAGCACAGACCACACGGTTTCCCCGCCGCCCCCACCGCGCAACCCGGCCGCCGAATCGACCGTCGGCAGCCGGATGGAACTGCGCATGGTCGGGATGGTGATTGGCTTGGCAACGGGCGTGGACTACATGTCCAACCTGATGTTTTCGATTGCGGGGCCGCATATCGAAGGCGGGGTGCTGGCGTCCCAGGATGTGTATCTCTGGGCCGTGACGGCGTATGCGGCGGCGGCCAGTCTGTCGATTCTGGTGATGGGCCGGCTGGCTGATCACATGACGTACCGCAGGCACACGCTGCTGTCGCTGCTGGTGTTCATTGCGGGCACGCTGATGTGCGTCGCCGCCGAGGGCGGCACGATGCTGATCGTTGGGCGGGCGGTGCAGGGGTTTGGCGGCGGCCCGATGCTGTCGACTTCGCGCATTTTTGTGCAGCACAGCCCCGCGCACGAACGCCGCACGATGATGAAGGGCATGATCTACGGCATCTTCGGTCTGAGCTGCGTGTCGCCGATGCTTTCGGCAGCGCTCACGGAGCAATTCGGCTGGCGCGCCATCTTCGTCGGGCAACTGCTGGTGGCCGTGGTGGTATGCGGGCTGGTCGCGGCGTTCTATCCGCACCCGAAGGTGCACGAACGCAAGGGAGATTTCGCCTCGCTCGACTGGCCCGCAGCCATCGCATTTGGGCTGGCGGCGCTGATTGCGCTGCACGGCTTCCAGCAGGCGCGCTTTGTCCACCCCGACGGCTCGCCCGCGCAGGTGGTGCCGATCATTGCCGTAGTGGCCCTCATCATCTGGGTCGGCATTCGCCAGACGGCCCACCCATTGCCGTGGGTTGACCTGCGGGCCACGCTGCAGCGGCGCTTCATGATGGGCATGGTGTTCTACGCCATCTATTACATGTTTGCGAGCGCCTGGGGCTTTCTTTCGTCGAGCCTGCTGCAGAACGGTCTGGGCTTTCGCTACGAGACCACCGCGCAGTTGATGAGCCTGGGCGGGCTGGTGACGGTGGTGCTTGGTATCCTGAACTTTCAATTGACGAACGTGTTGCCGACCAAGCGCGTGCTGATCTCCATCGGCTTTGTGCTGATGGCAACGGCCTTGCTGTGGATGTCGCGCGTGGCCATGCCGGGCGCCTCGGTGGCGGCGGTGGTGCCGGGCTTCATGATCGAAGGCATGGTGGGGATGTTTGTGGTGATCCAGGTGGCGGGGCTGACTTACGTGGATTTGCCGGCCAAGGATTTCGGCCATGCCTACCAGTTCAAGGGAATCATGCGGGCGTGGGCGCAGGCCTTTGGGACGATGGGGGCAACATTGTTGCTGCAGAGCGGACAGGCGCAGCA
This window contains:
- a CDS encoding MFS transporter, which translates into the protein MNTPSTDHTVSPPPPPRNPAAESTVGSRMELRMVGMVIGLATGVDYMSNLMFSIAGPHIEGGVLASQDVYLWAVTAYAAAASLSILVMGRLADHMTYRRHTLLSLLVFIAGTLMCVAAEGGTMLIVGRAVQGFGGGPMLSTSRIFVQHSPAHERRTMMKGMIYGIFGLSCVSPMLSAALTEQFGWRAIFVGQLLVAVVVCGLVAAFYPHPKVHERKGDFASLDWPAAIAFGLAALIALHGFQQARFVHPDGSPAQVVPIIAVVALIIWVGIRQTAHPLPWVDLRATLQRRFMMGMVFYAIYYMFASAWGFLSSSLLQNGLGFRYETTAQLMSLGGLVTVVLGILNFQLTNVLPTKRVLISIGFVLMATALLWMSRVAMPGASVAAVVPGFMIEGMVGMFVVIQVAGLTYVDLPAKDFGHAYQFKGIMRAWAQAFGTMGATLLLQSGQAQHRTDLVGHVSALTPAWQGPHPLQGAELMRLSLEIDRQATLLAVGDLFAWGAVVALVCAGAIWLQRSLR
- a CDS encoding LysR family transcriptional regulator; amino-acid sequence: MRTTDWNDWDTFCTVATLGSFTRAADRLGLPKSSVSTAVSRLEGKMGVRLFERSTRRLRLTDAGEALLRDAGPLFQRLREVSEDAAATFQSPAGTLRIAMPYEFAAKQLAEVVLEVMREHTGLRIEVDVAPRQIDPLAQGYDIMLTVPRGPLPDSGLVAQRVFDLRRAVVVAPQLLERLGPLTHPDQLTDWPCLGTSNEAEWQFRTPGGETINLPLDFRMRTSNSELRMQAAIAGLGVARITSVFATDLIASGALQEVLTGFQSPPMRVYAVFPGRRLMPAKVKVFMDALHRRIEHSRQHTDMRPTFVDEAAASWPPESLL
- a CDS encoding CreA family protein: MRPFTKLPLLIAALALSTVGCSRAEDIGSVSTNFRITGSDKIVIEAFDDPLVQGVTCYVSRARTGGIKGSLGVAEDVSEAAVACRQVGQISFVKPLPQQDDMFTQRLSLVFKTLHVVRTVDRKRNVLVYLTYSDKVISGSPKNSVTAVPIPASQPIPVK